One window from the genome of Leptospira broomii serovar Hurstbridge str. 5399 encodes:
- the aroE gene encoding shikimate dehydrogenase codes for MKIFRDTSKYFGVIGNPLSHTLSPLLHTGWYEDLGLDYGYLVFPISSVEKQDLTVLYKFGVRGLSVTIPHKEHAFRLADTKDGASEAMKASNTLVLRDGSISAHNTDGIGAVRAVLEQNPSSMNGKVLVLGSGGSARGIAFSLLEKGNVETLVIAARNQDAGNEIVDLLNRVRPGRSFFLSLEIAERKCAEFSLVIHTTPLGMKGKDPGPVFSPSSFHSGQTVFDIVYNPLITPLVKIAQSYGAIIIPGSEMLLYQAAEQFLLFTGIQLESELIEKGRQRLRSALSGN; via the coding sequence TTGAAAATCTTCAGAGACACCTCCAAATATTTCGGCGTCATTGGAAATCCACTTTCCCATACGCTTTCTCCCCTATTGCACACCGGGTGGTACGAAGACTTAGGTCTAGATTATGGCTACTTAGTCTTTCCCATTTCGTCTGTTGAAAAACAGGACTTAACCGTATTATATAAATTCGGAGTTAGAGGACTTTCTGTTACGATACCTCATAAGGAACATGCATTTAGGTTGGCGGATACAAAAGATGGGGCTTCCGAAGCCATGAAAGCAAGTAACACTCTCGTCTTACGGGACGGATCGATTAGCGCGCATAATACGGACGGAATCGGAGCAGTCCGGGCCGTATTGGAACAAAATCCCTCCTCCATGAACGGAAAAGTGTTAGTCTTGGGAAGCGGAGGGAGTGCGAGAGGAATAGCCTTTTCACTTTTGGAAAAAGGAAACGTAGAGACCTTGGTTATTGCCGCAAGAAACCAAGATGCGGGAAATGAAATCGTAGATTTACTGAATCGAGTTAGACCGGGAAGGTCTTTCTTCCTTTCGTTAGAAATTGCCGAACGAAAATGCGCCGAATTCTCTTTGGTTATTCACACGACTCCGCTTGGGATGAAGGGAAAGGATCCGGGTCCGGTCTTTTCCCCTTCGTCCTTTCACAGCGGCCAAACCGTTTTCGATATCGTATACAACCCGCTAATAACTCCGCTCGTTAAAATCGCCCAATCTTACGGAGCTATTATTATACCCGGCTCCGAGATGTTATTGTACCAAGCTGCGGAGCAGTTCCTTCTTTTTACAGGAATTCAATTGGAAAGCGAACTCATCGAAAAAGGAAGACAAAGGCTCCGTTCCGCGTTGAGCGGAAATTAA
- a CDS encoding glutamate ligase domain-containing protein, translated as MPLNDFLKFGSSLVNLEKTRNFNVFKEYSLEAFRNFLDKHNWRKRSSPRLRISVVGTNGKGSVSHFLSQTFSKLNQRVGLYTSPHLISPAERIRKGPDFDPISSTDLESIAKIIFENAEEQELSDFSWFEWFTLGAFVYFESQDLNIQIYEAGLGGRLDATSLAEPDVVVLCSIGEDHKAILGDTKEKILLEKLNIAGPKTKLLLSMPHENELDEIVRSFCSEKGIELVFFERKSLKDTYLIYNLNFAVWATRIIYDRISSIVSFLKIPNSDDCNWFFDEKPFASYSAGLKAGFHSPPGRLEVLSRDPFVIFDPAHNPDAVRTTLRDISVLYPERKLSVIAGFLPDKDGESMANDIDLFVKNRGAKVAFLKGPKFKLPEGFESFALDPNDFSKRLFDFSREGVLVLGSFRLYKYAVEAVQRNTK; from the coding sequence ATGCCTCTTAATGATTTTCTGAAATTCGGTTCTAGTTTGGTTAATTTGGAAAAGACTAGAAACTTTAACGTATTCAAAGAATATTCTCTGGAAGCGTTTCGAAATTTTTTAGATAAACATAATTGGAGAAAAAGAAGCTCGCCCCGCTTACGAATTTCGGTGGTCGGAACAAACGGAAAAGGATCCGTCTCTCATTTCCTTTCCCAGACATTTTCCAAGCTAAACCAAAGAGTCGGCCTATATACTTCTCCTCATCTCATCAGTCCTGCGGAAAGAATCCGAAAGGGACCGGATTTTGATCCGATTTCATCGACGGATTTGGAAAGTATCGCGAAAATAATTTTTGAGAACGCCGAAGAACAGGAATTGTCCGACTTTTCCTGGTTTGAATGGTTCACCTTAGGGGCTTTTGTCTATTTCGAATCGCAGGATTTGAATATTCAAATCTATGAGGCCGGACTCGGCGGAAGACTAGATGCGACGAGCCTCGCAGAACCGGATGTCGTCGTACTATGTTCGATCGGAGAGGATCACAAGGCGATACTCGGTGACACCAAGGAAAAAATACTTCTCGAAAAACTCAATATAGCGGGGCCAAAGACCAAACTACTATTGTCCATGCCTCATGAGAACGAATTGGATGAGATCGTCCGGTCTTTTTGTTCAGAGAAGGGAATCGAACTAGTATTCTTCGAAAGGAAATCACTGAAGGACACCTATTTAATCTATAATCTGAATTTTGCAGTTTGGGCAACCCGAATTATTTACGATCGGATTTCATCTATAGTATCTTTTCTTAAAATTCCAAATTCGGATGACTGCAATTGGTTCTTTGATGAAAAACCCTTCGCTTCGTATTCGGCCGGACTGAAAGCCGGTTTTCATTCTCCACCGGGAAGATTAGAGGTTTTATCCCGAGATCCTTTCGTAATTTTCGATCCTGCACATAATCCGGACGCAGTAAGAACCACTCTTCGGGACATTTCCGTTCTATATCCGGAAAGGAAATTATCCGTGATTGCGGGGTTTTTACCGGATAAGGACGGAGAAAGCATGGCAAACGATATCGACCTCTTTGTAAAAAATCGCGGAGCGAAAGTCGCATTCCTGAAAGGTCCCAAATTTAAATTACCCGAAGGATTCGAATCGTTTGCATTGGATCCAAACGATTTTTCGAAAAGATTATTCGATTTTTCCCGAGAGGGAGTTCTCGTCTTAGGAAGCTTTCGTCTCTACAAATATGCTGTCGAAGCAGTTCAAAGAAATACAAAATAA
- a CDS encoding PEGA domain-containing protein produces the protein MKSHFPKRFCAGILLFSMLPICGGSSLLAIEDLYNFPSMSSKEKIEFERERKLCFFPLRNLSGDAALDFYSAGYASVLYSGLKTTVQIYDENALPTSIQHPFGNQDSVKQGKVKEGEWDSDRLEKLRSGKLVAPIKNDPRYLSLRSEPFESELAPDDGGVIPLARKNNCFYSVTGEFEKKSADEMRIRIVLRSFKDGAKKEFSHKTSIRRSYQELNPLIESLKSFLLGKFTFRLTVKSEGILSSLVFLDGNYIGKTPLVRNDILPGIHDVRVTRDGFNDWRGEVDMRTSSQEISIQMFKEKKEGFLSVTSDPPGANVYFGSELLGVTPLNRVPVKVGWNRIRLSKEGHVDILKGIEIKKDQNSEVSGTLKQGDSVSYYKNKKYVFLDHSYDDFAIYSLYGSLLFYAGYYYFNLKADSILEGSRPMTNAVTVTGLATLIQNSSNFNSFATAYYYQYNIHSQAESKANYYRGLAGYIDRDTGVHGGLMLYGIAAMLVFSVSFYVLGLDSETIDVGVAPVRTPYFARGLEYQFETETYARFKHKF, from the coding sequence TTGAAGTCGCATTTTCCGAAGAGATTTTGTGCCGGCATATTGCTATTTTCGATGCTTCCTATCTGTGGCGGGAGTTCCTTACTTGCGATCGAAGATCTGTATAATTTCCCTTCGATGTCTTCCAAAGAAAAGATAGAATTCGAAAGGGAACGTAAATTGTGTTTCTTTCCTCTTCGAAATCTATCCGGAGATGCCGCTTTGGATTTCTATTCTGCCGGATACGCTTCCGTCCTATATTCCGGATTAAAAACTACGGTACAAATATATGATGAGAATGCTCTCCCTACGTCGATTCAACATCCGTTTGGAAATCAAGATTCCGTAAAACAGGGAAAAGTAAAGGAGGGGGAATGGGATTCCGATCGCCTCGAGAAACTTCGATCCGGTAAACTCGTGGCACCGATCAAAAACGATCCAAGATATCTTTCCCTTAGGTCCGAGCCTTTCGAATCGGAACTTGCTCCCGACGACGGAGGAGTCATTCCCCTAGCTAGGAAAAATAATTGCTTCTATTCCGTTACCGGCGAATTCGAAAAAAAATCCGCCGATGAAATGCGAATAAGAATAGTCTTACGTTCCTTTAAGGACGGGGCAAAAAAAGAATTTTCCCATAAAACCAGTATTAGACGTTCTTATCAAGAATTGAATCCTTTGATCGAGTCCCTAAAAAGTTTTCTTTTAGGGAAATTTACGTTTCGCTTAACGGTTAAATCGGAAGGCATTCTATCCTCCTTGGTATTTTTGGACGGGAATTATATAGGTAAAACCCCTTTAGTTCGAAACGATATACTTCCCGGAATTCACGATGTTCGTGTTACCCGAGACGGTTTTAACGATTGGCGGGGAGAAGTGGATATGCGGACCTCCTCCCAGGAGATCAGTATCCAAATGTTTAAGGAAAAGAAGGAAGGGTTTCTCTCGGTAACATCGGATCCACCCGGTGCGAACGTTTATTTCGGTTCGGAATTGTTAGGGGTAACTCCGCTGAATAGAGTTCCAGTTAAGGTGGGCTGGAATCGCATTCGACTTTCAAAAGAAGGTCATGTGGATATTTTAAAGGGAATCGAGATTAAGAAGGACCAAAACTCGGAAGTTTCCGGCACCCTGAAACAGGGTGATTCGGTTTCATATTATAAAAATAAAAAATACGTTTTCTTGGATCATTCGTACGACGATTTCGCGATCTATTCCTTGTACGGAAGTTTATTGTTCTATGCGGGATATTATTACTTTAATTTAAAGGCCGATTCGATTCTCGAAGGTTCGAGGCCGATGACGAATGCCGTGACGGTTACCGGCCTGGCGACTTTAATTCAGAATTCCTCGAACTTCAATTCGTTTGCGACCGCTTATTACTATCAGTATAATATTCATAGTCAGGCGGAGTCGAAGGCCAATTATTATCGAGGATTGGCGGGATATATCGATCGAGATACGGGAGTTCACGGCGGCTTGATGCTTTACGGAATTGCGGCGATGCTGGTATTTTCAGTTTCCTTTTATGTCTTAGGTTTGGACTCGGAAACCATAGACGTAGGTGTCGCGCCGGTAAGAACGCCGTATTTTGCGAGAGGGTTGGAATATCAGTTCGAGACGGAGACCTATGCAAGATTCAAACATAAATTTTGA
- a CDS encoding ABC transporter permease subunit — MKFSDSVRYAIIGSFLTIALGGILLHSPPTQVELHDSFRSISAGAPLGKDRLGRDVWAMLGYGSLSTFLFAFPARVLTLLFASLLGLLAYSSPFLQKNLLSPLSSVFVSIPSLLLALLVIQAFGATAASLFIAILLGDWAPAYETLRTRIEEVRGSGYVLAASCFGAGKTYIFRSHILPQAFQLLGILLTTGLPSVVMTLAIFGFLGISAGGDTFGPGLGEQIAFSKDYAESAPWALIVPILGILGLVYSVGGRKN, encoded by the coding sequence ATGAAGTTTTCGGATTCTGTACGATATGCGATCATTGGAAGTTTTCTAACGATTGCATTAGGCGGCATTCTTTTACATTCTCCTCCGACTCAGGTAGAATTACATGATTCATTTCGATCTATCAGTGCGGGAGCTCCGTTGGGAAAGGATCGACTCGGACGCGATGTCTGGGCGATGCTCGGCTACGGAAGCCTTTCTACGTTTCTTTTTGCATTTCCGGCGCGCGTCCTCACGCTGCTCTTCGCGAGTCTTCTCGGATTACTCGCCTATTCGAGTCCTTTCTTACAGAAAAATCTTTTATCTCCATTATCGTCGGTTTTCGTTTCCATTCCATCCTTATTGCTTGCTCTTCTCGTAATACAGGCGTTTGGCGCAACGGCAGCCTCTCTTTTTATTGCGATTCTTTTGGGTGATTGGGCGCCCGCATATGAAACGTTACGAACCCGAATCGAAGAAGTCCGCGGAAGCGGATACGTCTTGGCGGCTTCTTGTTTCGGCGCCGGAAAGACTTATATTTTTCGAAGCCATATTCTCCCGCAGGCCTTTCAGTTATTGGGAATTCTCTTAACAACCGGACTTCCATCGGTCGTTATGACCTTGGCGATTTTCGGATTTTTAGGAATTTCGGCCGGAGGGGATACGTTCGGTCCGGGCTTAGGAGAGCAAATCGCTTTCTCGAAAGATTATGCCGAATCTGCGCCTTGGGCCTTGATCGTTCCTATCCTTGGAATTCTAGGCTTGGTTTATTCCGTCGGAGGGCGCAAGAATTGA
- a CDS encoding ABC transporter permease, which translates to MLEEARRFLVFIVLLSAVSVLFSQLRSLDREFLNADSGITSEDSRSLSVQKSFIDSYLSFWKGILRFDLGPTESGDPVLSHIGSRFLPTFHLASFAIIWSVLFAIGFAFFALLLKSSWLRIFLETLSQIILSTPIFVFAVVLLVLFFFILGWLPPGGYESWNSSYVILPGLALGSRVWARLFRFSFGMAETESSSAYVTVLRARGYSPMRILFRHILLKILPVLLVLILLDFSSLLSGAIVVEEIFFFPGIGKSMYHAIRTMDAPLLSALLFYSGTVFYILTRISERVRDSLLGWETQSA; encoded by the coding sequence TTGTTGGAAGAGGCTAGGCGATTTCTCGTTTTTATCGTTCTACTGTCCGCAGTTTCCGTGTTGTTCTCCCAATTGCGCTCTCTGGATCGGGAGTTTTTAAACGCCGACTCGGGAATCACAAGTGAAGATAGCCGTTCGCTTTCGGTGCAAAAGAGTTTCATCGATTCGTATCTTTCTTTTTGGAAAGGTATTCTTCGCTTCGATCTTGGGCCTACCGAATCCGGAGATCCGGTTCTTTCTCATATCGGTTCCCGATTTTTACCGACTTTTCATCTCGCCTCGTTCGCAATCATCTGGAGCGTACTTTTCGCAATAGGATTCGCATTCTTTGCCTTACTCCTGAAGTCGAGCTGGTTGCGAATATTTTTGGAGACTCTTAGTCAAATCATTCTTTCCACACCGATTTTTGTCTTTGCTGTCGTCCTCTTAGTGTTATTTTTCTTTATTCTAGGGTGGCTTCCTCCCGGCGGTTACGAATCTTGGAATAGTTCCTATGTGATTCTGCCCGGGTTGGCTCTAGGTTCTCGCGTATGGGCCAGATTGTTTCGATTTTCCTTCGGGATGGCGGAAACAGAATCTTCTTCGGCTTACGTGACCGTTCTAAGGGCTCGCGGTTATTCGCCAATGAGGATTCTCTTTCGGCATATTCTTCTTAAAATCTTACCCGTACTTCTTGTATTGATTTTATTGGATTTTAGTTCCTTGTTGTCCGGGGCCATCGTAGTGGAGGAAATATTCTTCTTTCCCGGTATCGGAAAATCGATGTATCATGCAATTCGTACGATGGATGCTCCGCTACTCTCCGCCTTACTTTTTTATAGCGGAACGGTATTTTATATTCTTACAAGAATTTCCGAAAGAGTTCGAGATTCGCTTCTTGGTTGGGAGACGCAATCCGCATGA
- a CDS encoding PTS sugar transporter subunit IIA, whose translation MNQLLALLKPETVIFDLEGSSKEEVISRLLQKAVDVKLIGPEVREPVFESLLAREKSMSTGIGSGVAIPHCSVNLVEELKCVMGLSKKGIDFDAIDHLPVHIFILLIVPKSKFQEHIKTLAQIAKTLNVKEDREKLIDSKDFEEIRKAFTP comes from the coding sequence ATGAACCAGCTCCTGGCTTTACTTAAGCCTGAGACCGTAATATTTGATCTTGAAGGTTCTTCGAAAGAAGAGGTGATTTCACGTCTACTGCAAAAGGCGGTTGATGTCAAACTAATCGGACCGGAAGTTCGGGAACCCGTTTTCGAGTCCCTTCTCGCAAGGGAAAAGTCCATGTCGACGGGCATAGGTAGCGGGGTAGCCATTCCTCATTGCTCCGTAAATCTAGTCGAAGAGCTTAAATGCGTGATGGGCCTTTCGAAGAAAGGGATCGACTTTGACGCAATCGATCACTTGCCCGTTCATATTTTTATTTTATTAATCGTTCCCAAGTCCAAGTTCCAAGAACATATTAAGACCCTCGCTCAGATCGCTAAAACTCTGAATGTCAAGGAAGACAGGGAAAAACTGATCGATTCCAAGGACTTTGAGGAGATTCGGAAAGCCTTTACTCCGTAA
- a CDS encoding oxidoreductase has translation MFAKPFLLKPRTVKDAGTRKTVLDEPYTLIPDGGALLLKEFPARVKVGDSLFKQSSGTVLSPVNGVASLAHGETGTRVQIVQDGIFPVKNELHPKIWKKEEAIEVMDRLGLVSLDFPGQPLSDSFRERFKPRFIILSPYTRSQDIDFTSRLRTDPDCHKSFIDSLKLWFPETEIRDYILDKKIPLRNYAYPWGIPEYFTFKTEKIPFSRFKDVIYLGPETLYYLYRALFGGMPFIEREISLFFLGKNGGLRKAGTPLRVQNGQNLKFLFEEYEHSYSQFTLNSFFEYYPVRDTKEGFYWDIRLYSSLILLARHEAARSEFPCVECGECSLNCPTKSNPMALTVSLGQFQPGLCMECGICTFLCPSFISLRDRIRSVKEESVGI, from the coding sequence TTGTTCGCAAAACCGTTTCTTCTCAAACCCAGAACCGTCAAAGACGCGGGAACCCGTAAGACGGTTCTGGATGAACCTTACACCCTGATTCCCGATGGCGGAGCTCTTCTGCTAAAAGAATTTCCTGCCCGGGTCAAGGTAGGTGATTCCCTTTTTAAACAATCTTCAGGTACCGTACTTTCTCCGGTAAATGGGGTCGCCTCCTTAGCCCACGGCGAAACCGGAACCCGAGTCCAAATCGTCCAGGACGGAATTTTTCCGGTTAAAAACGAATTGCATCCGAAGATTTGGAAAAAGGAAGAAGCGATCGAAGTCATGGATCGGCTCGGATTGGTCTCTCTGGATTTTCCTGGTCAACCTTTGTCGGATTCTTTTCGAGAAAGATTCAAACCTCGTTTTATTATCTTATCTCCTTATACTCGGTCCCAAGACATAGACTTTACTTCTCGTTTGCGAACCGATCCGGATTGTCATAAATCTTTCATAGATTCTCTTAAACTTTGGTTTCCAGAAACGGAAATCAGGGATTATATTTTAGATAAGAAAATTCCGCTTCGAAATTACGCGTATCCTTGGGGAATTCCGGAATATTTTACGTTTAAAACGGAAAAAATCCCTTTCTCGCGATTCAAAGATGTGATTTATCTAGGTCCGGAAACTTTATATTATCTTTATAGAGCATTATTCGGCGGAATGCCTTTCATTGAGAGAGAGATCAGCCTCTTTTTTTTAGGAAAGAACGGCGGTTTGCGAAAAGCGGGAACTCCTCTTCGGGTTCAAAACGGACAAAACTTAAAATTTCTATTCGAGGAATATGAACATTCTTATTCCCAGTTTACTTTAAATTCTTTTTTCGAATATTATCCCGTTCGCGACACGAAAGAAGGTTTTTACTGGGATATTCGACTTTATTCCTCGCTTATTTTGTTAGCCCGTCATGAAGCTGCTAGGTCCGAATTTCCTTGCGTCGAATGCGGTGAGTGCTCTTTAAACTGCCCGACAAAATCAAATCCGATGGCCTTGACGGTAAGTTTAGGTCAATTCCAGCCCGGTCTTTGCATGGAATGCGGCATCTGCACTTTTCTATGCCCTTCTTTCATTTCCTTAAGAGATCGAATTCGTTCGGTCAAGGAGGAATCAGTTGGCATTTAG
- a CDS encoding cellulose synthase family protein, which yields MLTAVTVLFLTIYALDILGLFFFGIHTYIMVYLYKKYNSNCDTDPSRTFAITDPNLPKVTVQLPIFNEFYVVDRLIDSTVALNYPKDKLEIQVLDDSTDETIQKAASLVAQYKSQGFNINHLHRTNRVGHKAGALDAGMKESTGDYIAIFDADFIPDPDFLLKTMAYFDDPQIGMVQSRWGHINADYNILTKAQSFGIDGHFMIEQVARNGAKLWMNFNGTAGTWRKETIIDAGGWEHDTLTEDFDLSYRAELRGWKFRYFKDVVCPAEIPAMMSAYKSQQFRWCKGSIQTAVKLLPRIWKADLPWKTKAEAVTHLINYSVHPLMIINILFSAPLLLMEYWSGFSFYDLPLEVLSGTAAVLSVGSIGPLFFYAYSQKTLYKDWKRRLIYLPILIMVGTGIAVVNTRAWLEAVLGIQSSFKRTPKLRIEKNSDSVKERLKYTVPLDFHVVLEFLLGVYCLFSVALSFLVGRPYIVGFLLIYGIGFFFVSFQSFREAAWKYKSSAAQEPVQEEVPQEA from the coding sequence ATGCTGACCGCGGTAACCGTTCTCTTCCTCACAATTTATGCCTTAGATATCTTAGGTTTGTTCTTTTTTGGAATTCACACCTACATCATGGTGTACCTCTACAAAAAGTATAATTCGAATTGCGATACGGATCCAAGCAGAACTTTTGCGATTACCGACCCGAATCTTCCCAAAGTTACGGTCCAGCTTCCTATTTTTAACGAATTCTACGTCGTAGATCGTTTGATTGATTCCACAGTTGCTTTAAATTATCCTAAGGATAAGTTGGAAATCCAAGTATTGGATGATTCCACCGACGAAACCATCCAAAAAGCCGCAAGTCTGGTAGCTCAATATAAATCCCAAGGCTTCAATATTAACCATCTTCATAGAACCAATCGTGTCGGGCACAAGGCGGGAGCTCTCGATGCGGGAATGAAAGAGAGCACTGGCGATTATATCGCGATTTTTGACGCCGATTTTATTCCTGATCCGGACTTCTTGTTGAAGACCATGGCATACTTTGACGATCCGCAAATCGGAATGGTCCAGTCTCGCTGGGGACATATTAACGCAGATTATAATATTCTTACAAAGGCTCAAAGCTTCGGTATCGACGGTCACTTCATGATCGAGCAAGTAGCCAGGAACGGAGCCAAACTTTGGATGAATTTCAACGGCACCGCGGGGACTTGGAGAAAAGAAACCATCATAGATGCCGGAGGTTGGGAACACGATACGTTGACCGAGGACTTCGATCTTTCGTACCGTGCGGAGCTTCGCGGCTGGAAATTCCGTTATTTTAAAGATGTTGTCTGTCCGGCAGAAATCCCGGCGATGATGTCAGCTTATAAGTCTCAGCAATTCCGTTGGTGTAAAGGTTCCATTCAGACTGCAGTGAAGCTTTTACCGAGAATTTGGAAAGCGGATCTTCCTTGGAAAACCAAGGCGGAAGCGGTAACCCATTTAATTAATTATTCGGTTCACCCTTTAATGATCATCAATATCCTTTTTAGCGCCCCTTTATTATTAATGGAATATTGGTCAGGATTTAGTTTCTATGATCTTCCTTTAGAAGTATTATCAGGAACGGCGGCTGTCCTTTCCGTCGGTTCGATTGGACCCTTATTTTTCTACGCATACTCTCAAAAAACCCTTTATAAAGATTGGAAACGTCGCTTAATCTATCTTCCAATTTTGATTATGGTCGGAACCGGAATCGCAGTGGTAAATACCCGTGCTTGGCTGGAAGCGGTCCTTGGAATTCAATCTTCCTTTAAACGGACTCCGAAGCTTAGAATCGAAAAGAATTCCGACTCAGTAAAAGAGCGATTGAAATATACCGTTCCATTAGATTTCCACGTAGTATTGGAATTCTTATTAGGAGTTTATTGTCTCTTTTCCGTGGCTTTATCCTTCCTAGTTGGGCGTCCTTATATCGTAGGTTTCCTCTTGATATATGGAATCGGATTCTTCTTCGTTTCCTTCCAATCCTTCCGGGAAGCAGCTTGGAAATACAAATCCTCTGCGGCCCAAGAGCCCGTTCAAGAAGAAGTCCCTCAAGAAGCCTAA
- a CDS encoding motility protein A, translated as MRSAILGLLAALASLLLAILLEEAHFLSFLKISALVLILGGTAGATFASYTTEEFANLILHLRDSVFPRKDYSLTDLFLDFAERARKNGLLSLEDRLASIPDAFLRKGIQLIVDGTDPRAVEEILFEAAEALEEKETRSAKILETAGGFSPTIGIIGTVLGLVSVLENLGAGTRALGEGIATAFIATFYGITFANLIYFPLANRIKTWARSRNNRRQAMIRGIISLQTGDNRRILVERMAPFLD; from the coding sequence ATGCGCTCCGCCATTTTAGGACTTCTTGCTGCCCTCGCCTCCTTACTACTCGCGATCTTGCTCGAAGAGGCTCACTTTCTTTCGTTCTTAAAAATTTCCGCGCTTGTGTTGATCTTAGGTGGAACCGCCGGAGCAACATTCGCCAGCTACACTACCGAAGAATTCGCAAATCTGATTTTACATTTAAGGGATTCCGTTTTCCCCCGAAAAGATTATTCGCTTACGGATTTATTTTTAGATTTTGCGGAGCGTGCAAGAAAGAACGGTCTCCTCTCTTTAGAAGATCGCCTTGCTTCCATTCCTGACGCATTTCTAAGAAAAGGAATTCAACTGATCGTCGACGGAACGGACCCTAGAGCAGTCGAAGAAATTTTATTCGAAGCCGCCGAAGCACTAGAAGAAAAAGAGACGCGCTCAGCGAAAATTTTGGAAACTGCCGGCGGCTTTTCTCCCACGATAGGAATCATCGGAACTGTTCTCGGTCTCGTTAGCGTTCTCGAAAATTTAGGCGCGGGAACCAGAGCTCTAGGAGAAGGAATTGCAACCGCGTTTATCGCGACATTCTATGGAATCACGTTCGCTAACTTGATATACTTTCCGTTAGCAAACCGAATTAAGACCTGGGCACGGTCTCGCAATAACCGGAGACAGGCGATGATTCGCGGAATCATCTCTCTGCAAACGGGAGACAATCGGCGCATTTTAGTGGAGAGGATGGCACCGTTTCTAGACTAA